A single Bacillus sp. OxB-1 DNA region contains:
- a CDS encoding replication initiation and membrane attachment family protein, with translation MMLYKELQPIDTYTIKCSHPFSDYDRQLLTLFYQPLIGSDAMSLFLLFWADAERDDGQGYTHYRLMNFLTKPLGSIFEARISLEAIGLLRTFRKDGDEGRTFLYELLPPLDARSFFSDPLLSTFLFSKIGEQAYRNLRNRFLDDLQNGEGFEEVSRTFLDVYTPSQFGQSVSASEGSQFKGRVEPTGVPFGQYDFDFDLLRAGLSEQMVPQSALSLVSRDLISKLAFLYSLTPIDMQKVVMMALDDKLQLPEDRLRRAAADFYKMNVSKAAPALQKTFASPEPKPQNDSASREDDLIYYLENTAPVDMLRHIVGKEPLAVNVQLAERLINTHGLPVGVVNVLMQYILLRNDMKITNNFAEQIAAHWQGKKVKTAKEAMELSRKEHDQYMKWLNDGKNTSTKTKKKPSREEKVPEWFYKKEEGQQEKPAPTNPDLDAERRRLLEELGVTEKGVN, from the coding sequence ATGATGCTATACAAAGAATTGCAACCGATTGATACGTACACCATTAAATGTTCGCATCCTTTTTCAGATTACGACCGGCAACTCCTCACCTTGTTTTACCAGCCTTTGATCGGCTCGGATGCGATGAGCCTGTTTCTATTGTTTTGGGCCGACGCAGAACGTGATGATGGACAAGGGTATACCCATTATCGTCTAATGAACTTTTTGACGAAGCCGTTAGGATCCATTTTCGAAGCGAGAATTTCATTGGAAGCAATCGGATTGTTGCGGACATTCCGGAAAGATGGGGACGAGGGAAGGACTTTTCTCTATGAACTGCTCCCTCCGCTCGATGCCCGTTCTTTTTTTTCGGATCCTTTATTATCGACGTTCCTGTTCAGCAAAATCGGCGAACAGGCTTATCGCAACTTGCGCAATCGGTTCCTGGACGACCTCCAAAACGGAGAAGGGTTTGAAGAAGTGTCCAGGACGTTTTTGGATGTCTACACACCTTCCCAGTTCGGGCAGTCCGTCAGCGCAAGCGAAGGAAGCCAGTTCAAAGGAAGAGTGGAGCCAACGGGCGTGCCATTCGGGCAATATGACTTCGATTTCGATCTGCTCCGTGCAGGTCTGTCTGAACAGATGGTGCCGCAATCGGCGCTGTCTCTCGTGTCGCGTGACCTGATCTCCAAATTGGCGTTCCTGTATTCGCTCACCCCGATCGATATGCAGAAAGTGGTCATGATGGCTTTGGATGATAAGCTGCAATTGCCAGAAGACCGGCTTCGTCGGGCAGCTGCCGATTTTTATAAGATGAATGTCTCAAAAGCGGCTCCTGCACTTCAAAAAACATTTGCTTCCCCGGAACCGAAGCCTCAAAATGATTCGGCTTCCAGGGAAGATGATTTGATTTATTATCTGGAAAATACAGCTCCGGTGGACATGCTGCGGCATATCGTCGGAAAAGAGCCATTGGCGGTGAATGTCCAATTGGCAGAACGGCTCATCAATACGCATGGCTTGCCTGTCGGAGTCGTCAATGTCCTGATGCAGTATATCCTTCTGCGGAATGATATGAAGATAACGAATAACTTTGCGGAGCAGATTGCTGCCCATTGGCAAGGGAAAAAGGTGAAGACTGCGAAAGAAGCGATGGAACTATCGCGCAAAGAGCATGACCAATACATGAAATGGCTGAATGACGGAAAGAACACCTCTACCAAAACAAAGAAGAAACCGTCCCGGGAAGAGAAAGTGCCGGAATGGTTTTATAAAAAAGAAGAGGGACAGCAAGA
- the nrdR gene encoding transcriptional regulator NrdR, giving the protein MKCPACQYNGTRVVDSRPAEENRSIRRRRECESCAFRFTTFEKVEETPLVIVKKDGSREEFSGKKVLRGLIRACEKRSVPLEELEKIVFSIEKELRSTGISEIPSEDVGEMVMERLADVDEVAYVRFASVYRQYKDISVFIEELKNLQTRSEEQ; this is encoded by the coding sequence ATGAAATGTCCAGCCTGCCAATACAACGGCACCCGGGTCGTCGATTCCAGGCCTGCGGAAGAGAATCGTTCGATTCGTCGCCGCAGGGAATGTGAAAGCTGTGCTTTCCGGTTTACTACATTTGAAAAAGTGGAAGAGACGCCACTCGTTATAGTGAAAAAAGATGGCTCCCGTGAAGAGTTCAGCGGAAAGAAAGTGCTCCGAGGATTGATCCGGGCTTGTGAAAAAAGGTCTGTGCCATTGGAGGAATTAGAGAAAATCGTATTCTCCATTGAAAAAGAGCTCAGAAGTACCGGCATTTCCGAAATTCCTTCGGAAGATGTCGGAGAGATGGTCATGGAGCGCCTGGCGGATGTGGACGAAGTGGCCTATGTCCGCTTCGCCTCCGTATATCGGCAATATAAGGACATCTCGGTGTTCATCGAGGAATTGAAAAATCTGCAAACACGATCAGAAGAGCAATAA